The Flavobacterium psychrotrophum region GTAAACAACATTACTAACTTTGGCTGCTTTGTAGACATAGGTATTAAAGAGAGTGGCCTAGTGCACATTTCTCAACTTAAAGAGGGCTTTGTAAGCGATGTAAATGAGGTGGTAAAGCTGCACCAGCACGTTACCGTTAAAGTTACCGAAGTAGATGAAGCCAGGAAACGTGTGGCATTGACGATGATTCTTTAGTTTGGTTGATGGTTGTCAGTTGCCGGTTGTTGGGAGCTTCGCTCAGGTGTTGTTTCGTAGGTTGTCGTCCTGACCTGCCTTTTGCCGGCCGGCAAGCGATAGGAAGCATCTTAAAGTTGTACCGAGGTTTTCCATGCCGACCGCAGCGCAGCGGAGTGGAGGTATCTCAAAAAGGAGCCAGCCTTGCCTGCCGGCAGGCGCGGATGCTCCGTATTCACGATTAATACGCATTTAAACAGGCGCGAAGCTATTGCCCTCTCAGATGGGTGCCCGTAGAGCAAGGTGGTTAACATACAAGCTAAGTAACAGAAATCACAATAATATATTTTACTCTAAAGCCTTGCTGTTGCAGGGCTTTTCTTATTATTAGCCATAGCACTAAAAAAATATTTTACACTTTTTGTAAATACATTTAAATAAAATGTATATTTGTACTATGTATAGTAAAGAACTCACTAAAGGAACCCTGCAGCCCATTATTTTAAAGCTGCTAAGCGATAGCGAAAAGATGTATGGGTATGAAATTACCCAAAAGGTAAAAGAACTTACGCAAGGTAAGATAGACATCTCTGAAGGTGCGCTGTACCCTATACTGCACAAGCTTGAGGCAGATGGGATACTGGAAACCGAAAAGGTGTATATAGGTAAACGCGTGCGTAAATATTACACAGTAACGGGTAGCGGAAAAACTGCTGCCGAAAATGTTACCCGTGAAATATCTGACTTTATAAAGACCCTGTCGATAATTTTTAACCAAAAACAACCTGCGCATGATACTATCGGATGATCAGGTAACATACATAGAGAATAGCCTTACCCAGTATGGCGTTATAGAAACAGAACTTAATGAAGGCCTTACCGACCATATTTGCACGTACATAGAAAATGGCGATCATACAGATTTCCAAATAGCATATAATGAGGCGCTGCAAAAGTTTGGCGGGCAGTTTGGGTTGTTTGCCCTACAGCGCCAAACGTTTTATGCAGTAGCGCTAAAAAAGATTCTGCGCCGCAAAAAACTACAGTTTATAGTAGGTTTTTTAGCTGCATTTTTAATTAGTACCGCACTAATATTTAAGCTTATGCACTGGCCGTATGCGGGGCTGCTAATTTTTATAGGCTTTATAATATTAAACTTTGGCTTCCTGCCGCTGTTTTTTTATAATCGCTATAAAAGTTCAAAAAATAAATTATTCATCAATTAAATATCATCAATCATGAATCGAGCAGTTAATCTATTTGGCTTTTTAGCCGCATTTACCCTTAGCACGGGTTTCTTGTTTAAACTTATGCACTGGCCGTTTGCAGGTATAATTGTATTTACGGGTTTTATGTTGCTCAATTTTGGGTTTTTACCCACTTTCTTTTATCAACGGGCAAAAACTGCCTAAAACACGAAAGCCGCTTATAATGAGCGGCTTTTTTGTGATCAATTTTTAATTTTAAAATGACTTAGATAAAAACACGATACATGCCCAAAATACCCAGGGAATACAATTAATCAGTAGCCACCAGTATTTGTTATGCTCTTTAAAGTTTACAACCCTTAAAATGTATACAGCGTTAATAAACGAAGCCAAAAGACTTATTAAATGCAATGAAATTACAATGATAAAGAAAGCTTTTTTATTTATTAAAAATGAAAAAGTACGCAGTAATTGAGCAATTATAAACCCAAGGGTAAAGAGTGCCAGCACCCAAAAAGTGTTGGTCTTATAACTGCTGAATTTTAAATTCAAAGCATTTACTAGACTATTTATTTTTTGATTTTCTTTCATAAATACTGATACATACGGTTACAGTCATACATAGACCGGTGAAAATATATGGCTAGCTTTTTTCTTGTAGATACTTAAAATAAGCCTTAAAACTTACAGATGCATTAAGATGGTACACAGCCATGCCGTAGATGAGTATCATTAACAGTATAGCTATATGTGCCGGCCAGGTTAGCACAAATAATGAGATTATCCCTAAAAATATCGCCAGGGTACAGAGTATCGTGAGCATTACCCTTGCCCAGTTTTTACCCTGAAAAACAAAGTACATTATTAAAATTGTAAACCCAAAGCGGACAATCTGCTGAATGAGTTTTTTGGTGTCTAAAAATTCTAATGGAAGCTGATAGGTAACTATTGTGAAGATGGAAATTAACAGTATACCTGCAAATATGCGTATTGTAATATTTCTTCCCGTAATTTGTAAATGGTTCATTGTCTATCGCTTTGGTTGGTGCGTAAAAATATAAAAACTGTATAATACCATAACCGAAAAAGTTTCAAAATGATACCGGGATAAGATTGATTGTAGAATTACAAATTCAATTTTTTTGATTCAGGCTCAATTTAGAATATTCTCCATATTTAACCCTCACATAACTCTAATATCAAATTTTAATATTTGCATTGCCACTATGCGTTTGTAACAAAAACAGAATCAGGAGTTACACCTGTAACAGTGCTATTTCGCTTAACGGGTAGAAAGCGGTTTTGGTCGAAAGATAGCAGTATATTCATCTAAAATTTTAACATTTGCAGTATATCCTTTTATAACTTTGCGCGTCCTAAACCTGAATAGTGCATGATTGGAAAAATACCTGCATCGTTAACCGAAAAGCTTTCACGTCGTGAGATCGAAGAAACACTTCACATTCCCGGAGTGGTAGAACCCGGCATGGCCGATTTTTCGTCTAACGATTATCTGGGCCTGGCTGCTTCTACAGAACTTTTTGAGGCTACACACGCATTCATTATACAAAACAAGGTGGCTACCAGCGGTGCCACGGGTTCGCGTGTTCTAAGCGGAAGCCACAGCCTGTTTGAAGTAGCAGAAAAGTATATTGCCAATTATCATGAGGCCGAAGGTGCGCTGATATTCAATTCGGGCTATGATGCCAATGTAGGATTTTTTAGCAGTGTGCCCCAAAAGGGCGATGTGGTATTGTATGACGAGCACATACACGCCTCTATACGCGACGGATTGCGCCTTAGTGGTGCTACAGCCTATAAATTTCCGCACAACGATAAGGAGGCTTTATTTAACCTTGTAGAGCGCTATCGCCCCAAGGCTGGCGAACTCTATATTGTTACAGAAGCTGTTTTTTCGATGGATGGCGATACTCCAAACCTTGCTGCTTTTGTAGAAATTACAGAAAAATACCGCTGCCGCCTTGTGGTAGATGAGGCACATGCTGTAGGTGTTTTTGGCGAAAAAGGTGAAGGCTTGCTACAGGCATACGGGCTGCATAACAAAGTATTTGCCCGAATTATAACCTTTGGTAAGGCATTGGGTTGCCACGGTGCTGCTGTACTGGGACCCGAAGAACTTATTAAATACCTGGCTAACTTTGCGCGTAGTTTTATTTATACAACAGCATTACCGCCACACTCGCTGGCTACCATCATATCGGCGTATAAAATTCTTGAGTCGTCGCCTGAGAAACTTACCCAGCTGCACGACATTACCATGTTTTTTAAAGGAGAAACAGAACGCTGTAACCTTAAATTCATACTTAGCTTTAGCACCATTCATTGTATTGCAGTGCCGGGTGTTGGTAAAGCAAAAAAAATTGCTGCCACATTACAACGTGCAGGCTTTAGTGTAAAGCCATTACTGGAACCCCGGGTACCGGCAGGGCAGGAGCGCCTGCGCTTTTGCATTCATGCGTTTAATACCAAGAGAGAAATTTCTACCATGATGGATATCCTTACTCAGGCCCTTCGCTTTTCATAACTTTTTTAGCCTCGGCATCACTTTTTTGGTCGCGCTCTTTTTCGGCGGGTCCTCGCTTGCTTTTGCGCTCACGCCGTTTAAACCAGTTGCTGTCTTCTTCGCCAAAGAGGTAGGCATAGGGCTGCGTATCAGGGCTTAGCTCAAAGAGCTTCTTCATTATGGCTATGGTAGGTATTATAAGTATCATGCCCACAATACCCCAAATGGCACCGCCTACAAGCAGGCCTATAAAAGTTACCAGCGCGTTGAGGTTTACATTACTACCCGTAATTTTTGGCGTAAGGAACGCCCCTTCTAGCAACTGTATGCAGGTAAAGGCTACTACTACCGCTATGGGGTAAAAAAGACTGTCTTTAGTTACCAGTGCAAAGAAAAAAGGCAATACCGCACCCAGCGTAGGCCCCAGGTACGGAATGATGTTTAGCATACCGGCCAGTACCCCAAAAAAGATAGCGTGCTTAATGCCGAGTGAAAACAGTATCCCCGTGTTTACAATAGCAAGAATGCACATTACCTTACCGGCACCCATAATGTAGGCGTGTACGATCTTGCGGATGGAGGTAAGCTTACGCAATAAAAAATCGTTATCCTGGCGTCGGAATACCTTGGTTACAAACACAGCAAGATGGTCGCGGTATATTAACAGGAAAAATATAAACACGGGCAGCAGTATGATATCGCTCAGGGTATCAAACATATTGAATATCATTTTTGTAGGACTTGTATTTTCAGGCCCTACAATGGCTACCGCCTTTTTAACCTCAAACCCGTGAGGCATTCCCAGGTCTGTACCCAGGTTATCTTTTGCCCATTTGTTTGCTTCTATTACAAAGCCGTTTATTTTTTCAGACAGTCCATCGCCCAGGTCAGCCCTGAATCCCTTTACCTGAAGATAAATAAAAAACAGTATGCCACTTATCAATGCTATAAAGGTAAGCAGTACTACAGCTGCCGAAATAGATCTTGGTATCTTTCTGCGTTCGAGTGCGTTGCATGGTGCAGTAAGCAGCATGGCGATATAACCAGATACGAGCAGGGGTACAAGCAGCCCCTTAGCCATGATCATAAAAAATATGATCATGATGATGAGCAGCCCAATAAACACCGTGCGTACATAGGGAGGTAACTTAAGTTCGGCCTGTTCCATGATGAGTTAGATTATTCTCTCAAAATTAACAAGATTAGCCGCCTTAAAATGGTAAGGATATACTAAAGTATTGATAATAAGCACATGATTGTTTTAACATTATTTAATAAGCCTATTGCAAGTTATAGGGCAGATATTTAAGCAATAATTATAATGTAAATAAAACCCATGTGTCTTAAAGTGTTAAATCAGAACAAATCTACCTTAAAATATAAGGGCAGGTTGTAAAATGTAGCTACATTTGTTGCTCGAACCCTCGAATTCCTCCTTGCTGTCACGATCATTATATGATGTCTGACAGGGGGAGGTTTTCTTTTTTACAAAACCTGTATTACAATCTTCGCTACCTTTACAATATGGAACACGCATTTAAAAAAATAGCCACATTTCAGTATTCGGCATAGGCCATGATAACAAAAGGCAGGCTGGAAGCCGATGGCATAGAGGTTTTATGGCCGATAGCATGACGGTAGATACAGATCCGTTAATAAGCAATGCCATAGGCGGTGTGAAGCTATATGTACGCACAGAAGATACCGAAAGGGCAGAGGCATCGTTAGCAGAGATTAGCCGCTATTCTGTAGACAATAAAGGCAACAGCATTGTATGCCCTGAGTGCGGCAGTACTAAGGTAGAACTTATGACAACGGTTAAAGACAGCAAAGGCTTTCTGGGGTTTATATTTGGTATATTTCTGGGTACACTTCCACCTGTTATGAAACACAAACAACACTGCGATAACTGCGGACATGAGTTTGATTTGAAGTAAATGAAAAAGCCAACCCGAAGGCTGGCTTTTGTGTGTATTTATTTTATGTCGAAAAGGGATGGCTGAGTAAGCAACTTTATAACTTTTGACTTTAAAACTTTATGACCTAGCTATTCATAAGCGTTTCTATCTCCTCTGCCTCAATAGGGATGTTGCCCATCAGGTTAAACGGTTCGCCGCTAGGCTGTACCACTACGTTATCTTCCAGGCGAATGCCAAAGCCCTCTGCCGGAATGTAAATGCCGGGTTCTACGGTAAACACCATGTTGGCTTCCATAGGCAGGTGCAACAGGCCATAATCGTGGGTATCTAACCCCATGTGGTGGCTGGTGCCGTGCATAAAGTATTTTTTATAAGCAGGCCATGCAGGGTCTTCGTTCTGCACATCGGCTTTATTTAAAAGGCCAAGGCCAAGGAGTTCGCTGGTCATGATCTTGCCCACCTCTATGTGGTACTGTTTCCACAACGTACCCGGAGTAAGCAATTTGGTAGCTTCGTTCTTTACGCGCAGTACGGCATTATAAACCTGACGCTGGCGTGGCGAGAAACGACCATTTACAGGAATGGTACGGCTAAGGTCTGAACTGTAATTAGCATACTCTGCAGCAACGTCAAGCAATATTAAATCGCCGTCTTTACACTGCTGGTTGTTCTCGATATAATGCAGCACATTAGCATTGTTACCCGCTGCTATTATTGGTGTGTATGCAAAGCCTTTACTACGGTTACGCACAAACTCATGAATAAGTTCTGCCTCCAGTTCATACTCCCAAACGCCGGGTTTTGTAAAGCCCAGAAGTCGGCGGAAGCCTTTTTCGGTAATGTTACACGCATTTTGTATCAGGTCCAGTTCTTCCTGTTCTTTAACAGAGCGCAGGCGTTGCAGTATTGGGTTGCTTTTAGCTACCTGGTGTGCAGGGTATTTGTCTTTCCACCATTTAATAAAGCGTGCTTCGCGCGTTTCTGTCTCTACAGATGAGCGGTAGTGCTCATTGGTATTTACATAAATGGTATCGCAATAGGTCATTACCTCAAACAAGTTTTTTTCAAAATCCTTAAGCCATACAATGTTTTTGATGCCGCTAACTTGGGTAGCGCGCTGCTTAGTCAGCTTTTCGCCTTCCCAAACGGCAATATGCTCGTTAGTTTCACGCAGGAAGAGAATCTCGCGCAGGTGTTCATACGGCGCATCCGGGCACAGCAGGAGAATGGACTCTTCCTGGTCGGCACCACTTAGGTAAAATATGTCTCGGTGCTGGGCAAACGGCAGGGTACTGTCGGCACTCACGGGGTAAATATCATTAGAGTTGAATACGGCAACACTCTTAGGCTTCATTTCGGCCATAAACTTTTTACGGTTTTTGATAAAGAGGCTGCTGGGTATCTGGTGGTATTTCATGATGAATGAATTTTTTTATTTGCGATACCAAATTTACGGAGAATTGGGGGAATGGGGGTAAGGGTTGGGAATTTTAATATATTTATGTCAGAAATGCCAAACTATATATAAAAAATGAAACCCAGTCGCTTGAATTTCTTCAGTGGCTACCGGGAATAAGATGTGGCAAGATATAAAAAATCAGTAGTATGAACATCAAAGCCATAAATACAGAAGAAGATTATAAGGCTGCATTAGAACGTCTTGAGGTTATTTTTGATGCGATCCCGGGTACACCTGAAGGTAAAGAAGTAGAAATGCTTGGAATATTGATAGAGAATTATGAAAATGAGCATTATCCAATGGATTAGATAATTCTATCTTTGCTTATCATTACTCTATAACAATGCTTATAAAAACCCGTGCCATAGTAATTAGTGCCCTGCGCTACCAGGAAAAAAGCCTGGTGGTAAAATGCTTTACGCAAAGCAGCGGCCTTAAAAGCTACTACGTGCGCGATGCATTCTCATCTAAAAAAAGCACGCAAAAAAC contains the following coding sequences:
- a CDS encoding PadR family transcriptional regulator codes for the protein MYSKELTKGTLQPIILKLLSDSEKMYGYEITQKVKELTQGKIDISEGALYPILHKLEADGILETEKVYIGKRVRKYYTVTGSGKTAAENVTREISDFIKTLSIIFNQKQPAHDTIG
- a CDS encoding DUF2007 domain-containing protein, coding for MADSMTVDTDPLISNAIGGVKLYVRTEDTERAEASLAEISRYSVDNKGNSIVCPECGSTKVELMTTVKDSKGFLGFIFGIFLGTLPPVMKHKQHCDNCGHEFDLK
- a CDS encoding aminopeptidase P family protein, producing MKYHQIPSSLFIKNRKKFMAEMKPKSVAVFNSNDIYPVSADSTLPFAQHRDIFYLSGADQEESILLLCPDAPYEHLREILFLRETNEHIAVWEGEKLTKQRATQVSGIKNIVWLKDFEKNLFEVMTYCDTIYVNTNEHYRSSVETETREARFIKWWKDKYPAHQVAKSNPILQRLRSVKEQEELDLIQNACNITEKGFRRLLGFTKPGVWEYELEAELIHEFVRNRSKGFAYTPIIAAGNNANVLHYIENNQQCKDGDLILLDVAAEYANYSSDLSRTIPVNGRFSPRQRQVYNAVLRVKNEATKLLTPGTLWKQYHIEVGKIMTSELLGLGLLNKADVQNEDPAWPAYKKYFMHGTSHHMGLDTHDYGLLHLPMEANMVFTVEPGIYIPAEGFGIRLEDNVVVQPSGEPFNLMGNIPIEAEEIETLMNS
- a CDS encoding AI-2E family transporter, which translates into the protein MEQAELKLPPYVRTVFIGLLIIMIIFFMIMAKGLLVPLLVSGYIAMLLTAPCNALERRKIPRSISAAVVLLTFIALISGILFFIYLQVKGFRADLGDGLSEKINGFVIEANKWAKDNLGTDLGMPHGFEVKKAVAIVGPENTSPTKMIFNMFDTLSDIILLPVFIFFLLIYRDHLAVFVTKVFRRQDNDFLLRKLTSIRKIVHAYIMGAGKVMCILAIVNTGILFSLGIKHAIFFGVLAGMLNIIPYLGPTLGAVLPFFFALVTKDSLFYPIAVVVAFTCIQLLEGAFLTPKITGSNVNLNALVTFIGLLVGGAIWGIVGMILIIPTIAIMKKLFELSPDTQPYAYLFGEEDSNWFKRRERKSKRGPAEKERDQKSDAEAKKVMKSEGPE
- a CDS encoding aminotransferase class I/II-fold pyridoxal phosphate-dependent enzyme — encoded protein: MIGKIPASLTEKLSRREIEETLHIPGVVEPGMADFSSNDYLGLAASTELFEATHAFIIQNKVATSGATGSRVLSGSHSLFEVAEKYIANYHEAEGALIFNSGYDANVGFFSSVPQKGDVVLYDEHIHASIRDGLRLSGATAYKFPHNDKEALFNLVERYRPKAGELYIVTEAVFSMDGDTPNLAAFVEITEKYRCRLVVDEAHAVGVFGEKGEGLLQAYGLHNKVFARIITFGKALGCHGAAVLGPEELIKYLANFARSFIYTTALPPHSLATIISAYKILESSPEKLTQLHDITMFFKGETERCNLKFILSFSTIHCIAVPGVGKAKKIAATLQRAGFSVKPLLEPRVPAGQERLRFCIHAFNTKREISTMMDILTQALRFS